A stretch of the Oncorhynchus clarkii lewisi isolate Uvic-CL-2024 chromosome 9, UVic_Ocla_1.0, whole genome shotgun sequence genome encodes the following:
- the LOC139416240 gene encoding 14-3-3 protein beta/alpha-2-like has translation MDKNDLVQKAKLAEQAERYDDMAGAMKSVTEQGGELSNEERNLLSVAYKNVVGARRSSWRVISSIEQKTEGNEKKQAMAKEYREKIETELQDICNDVLGLLDKYLIANATAAESKVFYLKMKGDYYRYLSEVAAGDAKKTTVDNSQQAYQDAFDISKKEMQPTHPIRLGLALNFSVFYYEILNNPEKACTLAKTAFDEAIAELDTLNEDSYKDSTLIMQLLRDNLTLWTSENQGDEGETGEGEN, from the exons ATGGACAAGAACGACCTGGTACAAAAGGCCAAGCTCGCTGAGCAGGCTGAGCGCTATGACGATATGGCTGGGGCCATGAAGTCTGTGACGGAGCAGGGTGGGGAGCTCTCCAATGAGGAGCGCAACCTGCTGTCGGTGGCCTACAAGAACGTTGTGGGGGCACGCCGCTCATCCTGGCGGGTCATCTCCAGCATTGAGCAAAAGACAGAGGGCAATGAGAAGAAGCAAGCCATGGCCAAGGAGTACCGGGAGAAGATTGAAACCGAGCTGCAGGACATCTGCAACGATGTGCTG GGACTTCTTGACAAGTACCTGATTGCCAATGCAACTGCAGCTGAGAGCAAGGTGTTCTACCTGAAAATGAAAGGCGATTATTATAGATACCTGTCTGAGGTAGCAGCTGGGGATGCAAAAAAGA CCACAGTGGATAATTCCCAGCAGGCATACCAGGATGCTTTCGACATCAGCAAGAAGGAGATGCAGCCAACACACCCCATCAGGCTCGGCCTGGCCCTCAACTTCTCTGTCTTTTACTATGAAATCCTCAACAACCCTGAGAAGGCCTGCACCTTGGCCAAGACG GCATTTGATGAAGCCATCGCTGAACTCGACACCTTAAATGAGGATTCCTACAAAGACAGTACTTTGATCATGCAACTACTAAGGGACAACCTGACT CTGTGGACATCGGAAAAccagggagatgagggagagaccGGAGAAGGGGAAAACTAA